The following coding sequences lie in one Cyanobacterium sp. Dongsha4 genomic window:
- a CDS encoding SemiSWEET transporter, with the protein MEWITIIGLTAGSLTTISFLPQAIKTWRSKSAKDISLAMFLCFCLGVVLWIIYGLFIMDIPVLVTNIVTLILSGTILFFKLKYK; encoded by the coding sequence ATGGAATGGATAACAATTATAGGTTTGACTGCTGGTAGTTTAACCACTATTTCTTTTCTGCCCCAAGCGATTAAAACTTGGAGAAGTAAATCCGCAAAAGATATATCTTTAGCAATGTTTCTTTGCTTTTGTTTAGGGGTTGTTTTATGGATTATTTATGGATTGTTTATCATGGATATTCCTGTGTTAGTTACGAATATTGTTACCTTAATTTTGTCAGGTACAATTTTATTTTTTAAACTTAAATATAAGTAG
- a CDS encoding DHH family phosphoesterase — MYKSNNLWYFNSDENIPNDFFIQVNNIVNNQQQNQLKDFKVLALLLWKRNICTKQDLEHFFNPQCIYNNNSIFAQEIDVAVTRLIEGSEKQEKIAIWGDYSCDSIITTAILYTGLKNIFKEENNQLSYYFPSRNLPKFGLNCPEIKNLADDGYKLIICAGMGSKNYQEIEYANSLGMDIIIVENTFLSVDKPLVCAWLNPHILQKNHPDYSLSEGAFGVAAHSVIAFFLIKKLFSRLSENINLDNLFLLIALDLLQGKHNLWGNNRYLLLKGIKMLKKEHNLGTQLLIEVCKKNGYYPLNTYQGISEKFNTLIGMYSNPKDIINVITNKDQNKNSVYINKIEKAYFSYQDLNYTYLQYIHKQVDSLDLSNHKYLIFKGNQWNVNIINLVAKNTYNLYKLPIIILSNYGQDNMFYGFIYGFIVEYWEQVFSQKDWIIDYKLSSDGLSFFILEENITILTELISQKINNDIYQNSHTINIDLVLTIFDLNNILFQQIGIIEPYSINNPPVKIMLKNCNVNGLFEKKYDKFKGKSQNYTRDLTLEFWIEDDSCDIPFKAIWWGAKKDNLEEDKTYDIIGTIEYQYRFKSTEKIYYLRIIDLKPSNFSNIFYAENSYISILDYRQAKKTNELANINGKIIDKCPIKWSEINRSYQDVITKGAVTSKAQFTVSPKFSKGSLILAYNHSSEKESEELWHQFLNIIKLSLQEKKSVKKESLLETLCISDLSLNKICHILPLIGVNFRIQQEEIIFSKVQETFPPENYLEAKQNFQDIISQEYLQKEYFYKVKVEKIKEYLDFQKHI, encoded by the coding sequence ATGTATAAAAGTAATAATTTATGGTATTTTAATTCTGATGAAAATATCCCTAATGACTTTTTTATTCAAGTAAATAATATTGTTAATAATCAACAACAAAATCAACTAAAAGATTTTAAAGTTTTAGCTTTATTATTGTGGAAAAGAAATATTTGTACTAAACAAGATTTAGAACATTTTTTTAATCCTCAATGTATTTACAATAATAATTCTATCTTTGCACAAGAAATTGACGTTGCTGTTACTAGATTAATTGAAGGAAGTGAGAAACAAGAAAAAATTGCTATTTGGGGTGATTATTCTTGCGATAGTATCATTACAACTGCCATCCTATATACAGGATTAAAGAATATTTTTAAAGAAGAAAATAATCAATTATCCTACTATTTTCCTTCAAGAAATTTACCTAAATTTGGATTAAATTGTCCAGAGATTAAAAACTTAGCAGATGATGGTTATAAATTAATTATTTGTGCTGGAATGGGAAGTAAAAATTATCAAGAAATTGAGTATGCTAATAGTCTAGGTATGGATATTATTATCGTTGAAAATACTTTTTTATCTGTAGATAAACCTCTTGTTTGTGCATGGCTTAACCCTCATATTTTACAAAAAAATCATCCTGATTATTCTTTATCTGAAGGTGCTTTTGGCGTAGCCGCACATTCCGTGATCGCATTTTTTCTTATTAAAAAGTTATTCTCTCGTTTGTCTGAAAATATTAACTTAGATAATTTGTTCTTGTTAATTGCTTTAGACTTATTACAAGGAAAACATAATTTATGGGGAAATAATCGATATTTACTTCTAAAAGGAATAAAGATGTTAAAAAAAGAGCATAATTTGGGAACACAACTTTTAATAGAAGTATGCAAAAAAAATGGTTATTATCCTTTAAATACTTATCAAGGAATAAGTGAAAAATTTAATACTTTAATAGGAATGTATAGTAATCCTAAAGATATAATTAATGTTATCACTAATAAAGATCAAAATAAAAATTCAGTCTATATAAACAAAATTGAAAAAGCATACTTCAGTTATCAAGACTTAAATTATACATATTTACAGTATATACATAAACAAGTTGATTCGCTGGATTTAAGTAATCACAAATATTTAATTTTTAAAGGTAATCAATGGAATGTAAATATTATCAATCTAGTTGCAAAAAATACTTATAATTTATATAAATTACCTATTATAATTTTGTCTAATTATGGTCAAGATAATATGTTTTATGGCTTTATTTATGGCTTTATTGTTGAGTATTGGGAGCAAGTATTTAGTCAAAAAGATTGGATTATCGACTATAAATTATCTTCAGATGGTTTAAGTTTTTTTATATTAGAAGAAAACATTACAATTTTAACCGAGTTGATTAGCCAAAAGATTAATAATGATATTTATCAGAATTCACACACGATTAATATAGACCTAGTTTTAACTATATTTGATTTGAATAATATTTTATTTCAACAAATAGGAATTATTGAGCCTTATTCAATAAATAATCCTCCTGTGAAAATAATGCTTAAAAATTGTAATGTTAACGGCTTATTTGAGAAAAAATATGATAAGTTTAAAGGCAAAAGTCAGAATTATACTAGAGATTTAACTTTAGAGTTTTGGATAGAAGATGATAGTTGTGATATTCCGTTTAAAGCTATCTGGTGGGGAGCAAAAAAAGATAATCTTGAGGAAGATAAAACTTATGATATTATCGGCACTATTGAGTATCAATATCGCTTCAAAAGCACTGAGAAAATTTATTATTTAAGAATTATTGATTTAAAACCAAGTAATTTTAGTAATATATTTTATGCAGAAAATAGTTATATTTCTATTCTTGATTATAGACAAGCAAAAAAAACCAATGAATTAGCAAATATTAATGGGAAAATTATAGATAAATGCCCCATTAAATGGTCAGAAATTAATCGTAGTTATCAGGATGTAATCACCAAAGGTGCGGTTACGTCGAAAGCACAATTTACAGTTTCGCCTAAGTTTTCTAAAGGTAGTTTAATTCTAGCTTATAATCATTCATCAGAAAAAGAATCAGAAGAATTATGGCATCAATTTCTGAACATTATTAAACTATCCCTACAAGAGAAAAAAAGCGTTAAGAAAGAGTCTTTATTAGAGACATTATGTATCAGTGATTTATCCTTAAATAAAATTTGTCATATTTTGCCTTTAATTGGTGTCAATTTTCGGATTCAGCAAGAAGAAATTATATTCAGCAAAGTGCAAGAAACTTTTCCTCCTGAAAATTATTTAGAGGCAAAGCAAAATTTTCAAGATATAATTAGTCAAGAATATTTACAAAAAGAGTATTTTTACAAAGTTAAAGTAGAAAAAATAAAGGAATATTTAGATTTTCAGAAACATATTTAA
- a CDS encoding sugar phosphorylase gives MTEFKDFDQQLLTQIKILLERLDKKSENRKKLQNILKILKNQDSFQDKEANYLENVNQKKNDNQKYFNLKIKPLLDVLYTPEISESLLKIIYSLIEDKFAESLTINWHKWSENNVQLITYGDTIKDSKSSEKPLVTLANFLENYLQDTITGVHILPFNPYSSDDGFAVIDYLQVDEKLGNWDDINAIALQFNLMIDLVINHVSSQHQWFKNFQEGKEPECNYFITVDPDTDLSSVVRPRSTPLLTKVETKTGEKYVWSTFSADQIDVNFANPDVLLEYIKIIIFYIELGIKYIRLDAVGFLWKKIGTTCIHLPETHTIIRLIREICQMLDPTIAIITETNVPNWENLSYFGNGNEAHMIYNFSLPPLLLNALIQGRSDHLKTWMMRMPPAPKGCAYFNFTASHDGIGLRPAEGLLREEEYQTLLTKMQEFGGKISYRQQPDGSESPYEINISWFSAMKGTMEGEDQWQIERFLCSQTIMLALEGIPAFYIHSLLATSNNEENVVKTGQNRAINRHKWDYQELKAQLENPQSDQSIVLNKLSRLIKIRRQQPAFHPNATQYTLHPLNRALFTFWRQSSDRSQSIFCIHNLSKQRQNLILSQLNLIDTEKWFDLISHSAIDNIHDKYTLQPYQCLWITNFKIS, from the coding sequence ATGACTGAATTTAAAGATTTTGATCAGCAATTATTAACACAAATTAAAATTCTTTTAGAAAGATTAGACAAAAAGTCAGAAAATAGAAAAAAATTACAAAATATACTCAAAATACTAAAAAATCAAGATAGTTTTCAAGATAAAGAAGCAAATTATTTAGAAAATGTTAATCAGAAAAAAAATGATAATCAAAAATATTTTAATCTAAAAATTAAACCTTTATTAGATGTTTTATATACCCCTGAAATTAGTGAGAGTTTACTGAAAATAATTTACAGTTTGATAGAGGATAAATTTGCTGAGTCTTTGACGATTAATTGGCATAAATGGAGTGAAAACAATGTACAGTTAATCACTTATGGGGATACGATAAAAGATAGTAAATCTTCGGAAAAACCTTTAGTTACTCTGGCTAATTTTTTAGAGAATTATCTTCAAGATACTATTACAGGAGTTCATATTTTACCATTTAATCCCTATAGTTCTGATGATGGTTTTGCTGTTATTGACTATTTACAAGTGGACGAAAAATTAGGAAATTGGGATGATATAAATGCGATCGCACTTCAATTTAATTTAATGATCGATTTAGTGATTAATCACGTTTCAAGCCAACATCAATGGTTTAAAAATTTTCAAGAAGGGAAAGAGCCTGAATGTAACTATTTTATAACTGTTGATCCTGATACTGACTTATCATCTGTTGTTCGTCCTCGTAGTACGCCATTGCTAACTAAAGTAGAAACCAAGACAGGAGAAAAATATGTTTGGAGTACCTTTAGTGCTGATCAAATAGATGTTAATTTTGCCAATCCTGATGTATTACTTGAATATATCAAAATCATTATTTTTTATATTGAACTCGGCATTAAATATATTCGTCTTGATGCAGTGGGATTTCTTTGGAAAAAAATTGGCACAACTTGCATTCACCTTCCTGAAACTCATACCATAATTCGCCTGATTCGGGAAATTTGTCAAATGCTAGATCCCACTATTGCTATTATTACAGAAACAAATGTTCCTAACTGGGAAAATTTGAGCTATTTTGGTAATGGCAATGAAGCCCACATGATTTATAATTTTAGTTTGCCTCCCCTATTATTAAATGCTTTAATACAAGGAAGATCAGACCATCTCAAAACATGGATGATGAGAATGCCCCCTGCCCCTAAAGGATGTGCGTATTTCAACTTTACGGCTTCCCATGATGGCATTGGTTTACGCCCGGCAGAAGGGTTATTAAGAGAGGAAGAATATCAAACCTTATTGACAAAAATGCAGGAATTTGGCGGAAAAATCAGCTATCGTCAACAACCTGATGGCAGTGAATCCCCCTATGAAATAAATATTTCTTGGTTTTCTGCCATGAAAGGTACTATGGAAGGGGAAGATCAATGGCAGATAGAAAGGTTTTTATGTTCTCAGACTATCATGTTAGCTTTGGAAGGGATTCCAGCGTTTTATATTCATAGTTTGTTAGCAACAAGCAATAATGAGGAGAATGTGGTCAAAACAGGGCAAAATCGAGCTATTAATCGTCATAAGTGGGATTATCAAGAGTTAAAAGCCCAATTAGAAAATCCTCAATCTGACCAAAGTATTGTTTTAAATAAATTATCTCGTTTAATCAAGATTCGTCGTCAACAACCTGCCTTTCACCCCAATGCAACCCAATATACTTTACATCCCTTAAATCGGGCATTGTTTACATTCTGGAGACAAAGTAGCGATCGCTCTCAGAGTATTTTCTGTATTCACAATCTCAGCAAACAACGACAAAATCTAATTCTATCTCAACTTAACCTGATTGATACGGAAAAATGGTTCGACTTAATTAGTCATAGTGCGATCGACAATATCCATGATAAATATACTTTACAACCTTATCAGTGTCTTTGGATTACTAATTTTAAGATCTCGTGA
- a CDS encoding carbonic anhydrase, whose translation MKKLIEGLHRFQAGYFKSHQDLFESLSHGQKPRILFITCSDSRIDPNLITQANVGELFVIRNAGNIIPPFGATNGGEGAAVEYAIAALGIEQVIVCGHSHCGAMKGLLKMSKLAEDMPLVYEWLKQAEATRRLIKENYTHVPEENLLRITVAENVLTQLENLSTYPIVRSRLHQGKLSLHGWVYNIERGEVLTYDPVVHDFVTLEQRNNSQEPEYIYNLHPSCSVSQAEGCRTYGIEEDNNNHSITNHQIANTITHTQNNETPNLPRSNRLSQEQAERIYRGSR comes from the coding sequence ATGAAAAAACTTATCGAAGGATTACACCGATTCCAAGCAGGTTATTTTAAAAGTCATCAGGATTTATTTGAAAGTTTATCTCACGGACAAAAGCCCCGTATCTTATTTATAACTTGCTCTGATTCTCGTATTGACCCAAATTTAATCACTCAAGCCAATGTCGGGGAATTATTTGTTATTCGTAATGCAGGTAATATTATTCCCCCCTTTGGAGCTACAAATGGCGGAGAAGGAGCGGCCGTAGAATATGCGATCGCAGCTTTGGGAATAGAACAAGTGATCGTCTGTGGTCATTCCCACTGTGGAGCGATGAAAGGATTATTAAAAATGTCCAAATTAGCAGAAGATATGCCCTTAGTTTACGAGTGGTTAAAACAAGCAGAAGCCACCCGCCGCCTGATAAAAGAGAACTATACTCATGTTCCCGAAGAGAATTTATTAAGAATTACCGTTGCGGAAAACGTCTTAACTCAACTAGAAAATCTTAGCACTTATCCCATTGTTCGTAGCAGACTACACCAAGGCAAATTATCTCTTCATGGATGGGTTTATAACATTGAAAGAGGAGAAGTATTAACCTATGATCCTGTAGTTCATGATTTTGTCACCTTAGAACAAAGAAACAACTCACAAGAACCAGAATATATCTATAATTTACACCCTAGTTGTTCTGTCTCTCAAGCAGAAGGTTGTCGAACTTATGGTATCGAGGAAGATAATAATAATCACAGCATTACTAATCACCAAATAGCCAACACTATCACCCATACTCAAAACAATGAAACCCCCAACCTACCTCGCTCTAACCGCCTCAGTCAAGAACAAGCAGAAAGAATTTATCGGGGTTCAAGATAG
- a CDS encoding Ycf34 family protein: protein MCICVNCLYVDRCNTYYAVEAQHQQPHLTESPDFEPVEPSINVNIRPQQDYIEMEWDVVGCASFTEDMGRWARLRPGEAIPT from the coding sequence ATGTGTATTTGTGTTAATTGTTTGTATGTCGATCGCTGTAATACTTATTATGCGGTAGAAGCTCAACATCAACAACCCCATTTGACGGAAAGTCCCGATTTTGAACCCGTTGAACCTTCTATAAACGTTAATATTCGTCCTCAACAAGATTATATTGAGATGGAATGGGATGTGGTAGGATGTGCAAGTTTTACTGAGGATATGGGCAGATGGGCAAGATTACGCCCCGGAGAGGCTATTCCCACTTAA
- a CDS encoding DUF3370 domain-containing protein: MLELISFFFNQPSPSIILAQNNTPAIVTEENNTIRPLTGELNQIPVFNSNSPELIVGEGILLSTFPPDNKNTPKAHLNYPLQGRFDIFAHHVAKAVDENDTRTLYLGIILQNPTNKTVTIDILQGASYLSQPDAPFIKQPSLVESSNTYAGPGSRVMGEILQEKRQDIFPAQITLKAGESKMLLNAPIPVQTLEPKINGRSTYMRLLSDGEVYVASLAMYRDEENNPPSLSQWQDLLSNGELSAPRDLAPTPPDATGKRIYGRVAGVSIGNQWKTDLVDSVNSTILTIPESGKAFSYGLSTLVGGTFGLNQVQTAPLAVRYPDTAYSAHGNYGVEYSLTLPLFNPNNESKTVNIAFSTPLKQETPEINFFENPPNQVFFRGLVQVKYNDDQNIPRWRYFHLVQNRGQKGENLVTVTIPPQGQKLVSIDFLYPPDATPPQILTVETN, translated from the coding sequence ATGTTAGAGCTAATATCATTCTTCTTCAATCAACCATCACCTTCTATTATTCTCGCTCAAAATAATACCCCTGCCATAGTCACTGAAGAAAATAACACAATTCGCCCCCTCACAGGGGAATTAAACCAAATACCCGTATTTAACAGTAATAGCCCCGAATTAATTGTAGGAGAGGGAATTCTACTTTCTACTTTTCCTCCCGACAATAAAAATACCCCTAAAGCCCATTTAAACTATCCCTTACAAGGAAGATTCGATATTTTTGCTCATCATGTTGCCAAGGCAGTTGACGAAAATGACACTAGAACTCTTTATTTAGGTATAATTCTTCAAAATCCCACCAACAAAACAGTTACCATCGATATTTTGCAGGGAGCGAGTTATTTAAGCCAACCGGATGCCCCTTTCATTAAACAACCTTCTCTGGTGGAAAGCAGCAACACTTACGCAGGGCCAGGTAGTAGAGTAATGGGGGAAATATTACAAGAAAAACGCCAAGATATTTTTCCTGCTCAAATTACCTTAAAAGCAGGGGAAAGCAAAATGTTGTTAAATGCCCCTATTCCAGTACAAACCCTTGAACCAAAAATTAACGGGCGTTCAACTTATATGAGATTATTAAGTGATGGAGAAGTCTATGTAGCTAGTTTAGCTATGTATCGAGATGAAGAAAATAATCCCCCTAGTTTATCTCAATGGCAAGATTTATTAAGTAACGGGGAATTATCCGCCCCCAGAGATTTAGCACCAACTCCTCCCGATGCGACTGGAAAAAGGATTTATGGCAGGGTAGCAGGAGTATCTATTGGTAATCAATGGAAAACAGATTTAGTTGACTCTGTTAATAGCACAATTTTGACTATTCCCGAATCAGGAAAGGCTTTTTCCTATGGCTTAAGCACTTTAGTAGGAGGAACTTTTGGACTTAATCAAGTACAAACTGCACCTTTAGCTGTGAGATACCCAGATACCGCCTATAGCGCCCATGGAAATTACGGTGTCGAGTATAGTTTGACTTTGCCTCTGTTTAATCCTAACAATGAAAGTAAGACTGTTAATATTGCTTTTTCTACTCCTCTTAAGCAAGAGACTCCAGAAATTAATTTTTTTGAAAACCCACCAAATCAAGTCTTTTTCCGAGGATTAGTACAAGTTAAATATAATGATGATCAAAATATACCCCGTTGGCGTTATTTTCATTTAGTGCAGAATCGTGGACAAAAAGGAGAAAATTTAGTAACAGTGACAATACCTCCTCAAGGACAAAAGTTAGTATCCATAGACTTTCTTTATCCCCCTGATGCTACTCCTCCGCAAATCCTGACGGTGGAAACCAATTAA
- a CDS encoding ArsB/NhaD family transporter → MSELSSIISASVFVIVIILIMSEKLHLTIAALLGALILIFTHTITLTEAVEFISKSHATLVLFFGVMVLIRSFEPTKIFEYIATKMVIIAKGRGKVLILGIIGITTPICAVLPNATTVMLLAPLIPPLAEEIGVNFVPLLILMVFVANSAGLITLVGDPATFIVGDAINMTFLEYLQKLTLGGIIAVVSVAIVAPILFRKIWNTKFTHLEDLPHPQVNHPRMLILGALIMVFVLTFFVIGDSLAIPISPASVALLGATLALLLAHHSKIDTVHNILRDVDWSTLIFFMSIFVLIGSLEKTGVVSHLSGILALVLGKNIFVGSILLVFVVGILSSVVPNIPLVVAMVPLLKEYLVNVNLVDSSILDPNYTGQLPPEVLPLFYAMMFGATLGGNGTLVGASSNIVAAGIAEQHGKIISFHTFLKYGLPIMTVQLIISSIYIGSFWLFK, encoded by the coding sequence ATGAGCGAACTTTCTAGTATTATTTCCGCCTCAGTTTTTGTTATTGTTATTATTCTGATTATGTCAGAAAAATTGCATTTGACGATCGCAGCTTTATTAGGAGCATTAATTCTGATTTTCACCCATACAATTACTCTTACAGAAGCCGTTGAATTTATCAGTAAAAGCCATGCAACATTAGTTTTATTTTTTGGTGTAATGGTATTAATTAGGTCATTTGAACCGACCAAAATTTTCGAATATATTGCCACTAAAATGGTAATTATTGCTAAAGGTAGAGGAAAAGTCCTCATACTAGGAATCATCGGCATAACTACCCCCATTTGTGCAGTGCTTCCAAACGCCACAACCGTTATGCTTTTAGCTCCTTTAATTCCTCCCCTAGCAGAAGAAATTGGTGTTAATTTTGTTCCTCTATTAATTCTTATGGTATTTGTAGCTAATAGTGCAGGTCTAATTACCTTAGTAGGAGATCCAGCTACTTTTATTGTGGGAGATGCTATAAATATGACATTTCTCGAATATCTACAAAAGTTAACCCTCGGAGGTATTATTGCTGTTGTCAGTGTGGCCATAGTTGCTCCCATCTTATTCCGCAAAATTTGGAATACAAAATTCACCCACCTAGAAGATTTACCCCACCCTCAAGTTAATCATCCCAGAATGTTAATCCTTGGGGCTTTAATCATGGTTTTTGTGCTCACATTCTTTGTTATCGGCGATTCTCTGGCTATACCCATTTCCCCCGCTTCTGTGGCACTACTAGGGGCAACTTTGGCGTTACTATTAGCCCATCACAGTAAAATTGACACAGTTCATAATATTCTCAGAGATGTAGATTGGAGTACCCTTATTTTCTTTATGTCCATTTTTGTTTTAATCGGTAGTTTAGAAAAAACAGGGGTGGTAAGTCATTTATCAGGAATATTAGCATTAGTTTTGGGAAAAAATATTTTTGTTGGTTCTATACTATTAGTTTTTGTGGTGGGCATACTATCGAGCGTTGTCCCCAATATTCCGTTAGTGGTTGCGATGGTACCTTTACTAAAAGAATATTTAGTTAATGTTAATTTAGTTGACTCATCAATTCTTGATCCTAATTATACAGGACAACTACCCCCTGAAGTTTTACCTTTATTTTATGCCATGATGTTTGGAGCAACTTTGGGAGGAAATGGCACTTTAGTTGGTGCTTCTTCTAATATTGTGGCGGCGGGAATTGCAGAACAACATGGAAAGATAATTTCTTTTCACACTTTCTTAAAATATGGATTACCAATAATGACAGTACAATTAATTATTTCCTCAATTTATATTGGATCATTTTGGCTCTTTAAATAG
- a CDS encoding DUF3120 domain-containing protein, whose product MLNHTLLSQLSTLLPSVGEIIFDFLVGWWWDKEKRKRILLFSSSAFLVSIPVFFQAPLVRIFPWLSLLLTFVWVALSFHWRKQPETYIWGDLLWGFSWSWFCGSIYWGWLRYYPSVHIPIEAIGLPFAIWGIRKGWGLIGNYFYLGSLIGTAITDLYFYIDGLIPYWKELMVTDPTLVKPLLQGAIAQVQTVWGISWAILLANTLLGISLWGLVKKKTHHIVFASAVLSTIFTDALFLVAAYLGIS is encoded by the coding sequence TTGTTAAATCATACCTTGTTATCTCAATTAAGCACCTTATTACCATCTGTAGGGGAAATTATCTTTGATTTTCTCGTGGGTTGGTGGTGGGACAAAGAAAAGCGCAAAAGGATTCTTCTTTTTTCTTCATCGGCTTTTCTCGTTTCTATTCCTGTGTTTTTCCAAGCTCCTTTAGTAAGGATTTTTCCTTGGTTGAGTTTATTGTTAACTTTTGTGTGGGTTGCTTTAAGTTTTCACTGGCGTAAACAACCTGAAACTTACATCTGGGGAGATTTACTCTGGGGTTTTAGTTGGAGTTGGTTCTGTGGTTCAATTTATTGGGGATGGTTAAGATATTATCCTTCTGTTCATATTCCTATTGAGGCAATCGGTTTACCTTTCGCTATATGGGGAATTCGTAAGGGGTGGGGATTAATAGGTAATTATTTTTACCTTGGTTCTTTAATTGGTACTGCTATTACTGATTTATATTTTTATATTGATGGGTTAATTCCCTACTGGAAAGAGTTGATGGTAACTGATCCTACCCTAGTTAAACCTCTTTTACAAGGTGCGATCGCGCAAGTTCAAACTGTTTGGGGTATCAGTTGGGCAATTTTATTAGCGAACACCCTTTTGGGCATTAGTTTATGGGGATTGGTCAAGAAAAAGACTCATCATATAGTTTTTGCCAGTGCCGTTTTGAGTACTATTTTTACTGACGCTTTATTTTTGGTCGCCGCTTATTTGGGTATTAGTTAA